Proteins found in one Chloroflexota bacterium genomic segment:
- a CDS encoding nucleoside 2-deoxyribosyltransferase, translating into MKIYCAGPLFTPYQREFTSHNAKILRDHGFECFVPHEHGETRITTGRPPTAEQVFIADYGGLSEANAVVALLDGPDISSGTACEIGIFYVLMQNDPSKKGILGLLSDSRAYRRRAAGAEQFLNLFSLGCIERVGKVCQELREIVVQLERWRKELEG; encoded by the coding sequence GTGAAGATCTACTGTGCTGGGCCACTTTTTACTCCCTATCAGCGGGAATTCACTTCCCACAACGCCAAGATCTTGAGGGATCACGGTTTTGAGTGTTTTGTGCCCCACGAACACGGAGAAACACGGATCACTACCGGACGTCCCCCAACGGCAGAGCAAGTCTTTATAGCTGATTATGGAGGCTTGTCCGAAGCCAATGCCGTCGTCGCTTTACTGGATGGGCCAGATATAAGCAGCGGCACCGCTTGCGAGATTGGTATTTTCTATGTCCTGATGCAAAACGATCCATCGAAAAAGGGAATCCTTGGTTTGCTGAGCGACTCTCGGGCTTATCGCCGACGAGCGGCTGGGGCAGAACAATTTTTGAACCTCTTCTCTTTGGGCTGCATAGAGAGGGTAGGAAAGGTATGCCAGGAGCTGAGGGAGATTGTCGTTCAGCTAGAACGATGGCGCAAAGAGCTGGAGGGGTGA